The following are encoded together in the Planctobacterium marinum genome:
- a CDS encoding methyl-accepting chemotaxis protein — MVPNRFKNLRTKILSLLGIGILSVGVIAFIISAMLSGKIEQYDQLITQEVSAMTMADSINLNFKRQVQEWKNVLLRGHKTSDREKYWQRVLDRHEQVQQDAGAFLKLQLDEQYLEQMRRFRNIHQQLKPKYETGYQAFIQSDFSHKAGDDAVRGIDREPTKLLEQLSESLHSKGMEESEQLSTRANATTFWGTFIILLAIILSMAGSVLFMNSKIIQPTTALIGHLRKVSKGNFNEELSFYRDDEIGQMSKAIELLRRSLNNICNEMAEVQNDLDHVSSSLRDSAKAIDLGAKDQNRGTDKVSTSMQSMTDMARRITDSANDASVAASQADDFASQSIKVMQETIDTITHSSGQINDTAEVINKLDEDARNVGTVLDVIKSIAEQTNLLALNAAIEAARAGEQGRGFAVVADEVRTLAAKTQQSTEEIQDIIANVQTGAKNAVAAIQLGEQNSQVSVDKVLEADSNLKSVTGSIKEINELNKQIADAIAEQSHVAMEIEKNILGLAEIAAVNEQHAKSCNDDNVVLTEVKNRMAALIAQLMGQKKGH; from the coding sequence ATGGTGCCCAACAGATTTAAAAACTTACGTACCAAAATACTCTCACTTTTGGGAATAGGGATACTATCCGTGGGGGTCATTGCTTTCATCATTTCTGCAATGTTATCCGGAAAAATCGAACAATATGACCAACTGATAACACAGGAAGTCAGCGCCATGACTATGGCAGACAGTATTAACCTCAATTTCAAACGCCAGGTGCAGGAGTGGAAAAACGTCTTGCTGCGAGGACATAAAACCTCCGATAGAGAAAAGTATTGGCAACGCGTTCTGGATCGTCATGAACAAGTACAACAAGACGCAGGCGCCTTCCTAAAACTGCAATTAGACGAACAATACCTGGAGCAAATGCGGCGCTTCAGGAATATTCACCAACAGTTAAAACCAAAATACGAAACTGGTTATCAGGCATTTATCCAAAGTGACTTCTCCCACAAGGCGGGTGACGATGCAGTTCGAGGCATAGACAGAGAACCCACTAAATTACTGGAACAACTATCAGAGTCCCTGCATTCCAAGGGTATGGAGGAAAGTGAACAACTTTCCACCCGTGCCAATGCCACCACGTTTTGGGGAACCTTTATCATTTTGCTGGCCATTATTTTGAGTATGGCGGGAAGCGTGCTGTTTATGAACAGCAAAATCATACAGCCTACCACCGCCTTAATCGGTCATTTACGTAAAGTGAGCAAAGGTAATTTCAATGAAGAGTTGAGCTTTTATCGCGATGACGAAATCGGCCAGATGTCAAAGGCGATTGAGTTGTTACGACGCAGTCTCAACAACATCTGTAACGAAATGGCGGAAGTGCAAAATGACCTTGATCATGTGTCATCCAGTCTGCGAGATAGTGCCAAAGCCATTGATTTGGGTGCTAAAGACCAGAATCGCGGTACAGATAAAGTGAGCACATCGATGCAAAGCATGACTGATATGGCGCGCCGAATTACTGACAGCGCTAATGATGCTTCTGTGGCCGCTTCACAAGCAGACGATTTTGCCTCACAGAGTATTAAAGTTATGCAGGAAACCATCGATACCATCACCCACTCTTCCGGGCAAATCAACGACACAGCTGAAGTTATCAACAAACTGGATGAAGACGCCCGAAATGTGGGTACGGTATTGGACGTGATCAAAAGTATTGCGGAGCAAACCAACTTACTGGCGCTCAATGCCGCTATCGAAGCCGCGCGCGCTGGCGAGCAAGGCCGAGGCTTCGCAGTAGTCGCCGATGAAGTGCGCACCCTGGCCGCTAAAACGCAGCAATCCACAGAAGAAATTCAGGACATTATAGCCAACGTACAAACCGGGGCTAAAAACGCGGTAGCCGCCATACAGTTAGGTGAACAGAATTCACAGGTAAGCGTAGATAAAGTACTGGAAGCCGACAGCAACCTCAAATCGGTAACGGGGTCCATTAAAGAGATCAACGAACTCAACAAACAAATTGCTGATGCCATTGCTGAACAATCTCATGTGGCCATGGAAATCGAAAAAAACATTCTCGGATTGGCAGAAATCGCTGCGGTAAACGAACAGCACGCCAAAAGTTGTAATGACGACAATGTGGTACTCACCGAAGTAAAAAACCGTATGGCGGCGCTGATTGCTCAATTGATGGGGCAGAAAAAAGGACATTAG
- the tgt gene encoding tRNA guanosine(34) transglycosylase Tgt, which yields MQFELLNTQGKARRGRLKFERGVVETPAFMPVGTYGTVKGVTPEELEDTGAHICLGNTFHLMLRPGTEIMKLHGDLHDFMQWQKPILTDSGGFQVFSLGQLRKISEEGVTFRSPINGEKILLTPEKSMEVQRDLGSDIVMIFDECTPYPATYEEARKSMELSLRWAKRSKEAHEGNPSALFGIVQGGMYEDLRDVSLQGLVDIDFDGYAIGGLSVGEPKEDMIRVLDHTAWKIPEHKPRYLMGVGKPEDIVEAVRRGIDMFDCVMPTRNARNGHLFVPEGVIKIRNARHKTDTAPLDETCDCYTCKNYSRSYLHHLDKCNEMLGARLNTIHNLRYYQRVMEGLRNALDNDQLDDFVADFYNKLGRPVPALEEN from the coding sequence ATGCAATTTGAACTGTTAAATACACAAGGTAAGGCGCGTCGTGGCCGCCTCAAATTCGAGCGCGGTGTGGTTGAAACGCCAGCGTTTATGCCTGTTGGCACCTACGGCACCGTGAAAGGGGTGACGCCCGAAGAGTTGGAAGACACGGGTGCTCATATTTGTCTGGGCAATACCTTTCACTTGATGCTGCGTCCGGGTACTGAAATCATGAAGCTGCACGGCGACCTGCACGATTTCATGCAATGGCAAAAGCCAATTCTCACCGACTCTGGTGGTTTTCAGGTATTCAGCTTGGGTCAGCTGCGTAAAATTTCTGAAGAAGGTGTGACATTCCGCTCACCCATTAATGGCGAAAAAATTCTGTTAACGCCAGAAAAATCCATGGAAGTGCAACGAGATTTAGGCTCCGACATCGTTATGATCTTTGACGAGTGTACGCCTTATCCGGCCACGTACGAAGAAGCCAGAAAATCGATGGAGCTGTCTCTGCGCTGGGCAAAGCGTAGTAAAGAGGCACATGAGGGTAATCCTTCAGCGCTGTTTGGTATTGTACAGGGCGGCATGTATGAAGATTTACGGGATGTGTCGCTGCAAGGTTTAGTGGATATTGATTTTGATGGTTACGCCATTGGCGGACTATCGGTGGGAGAACCCAAAGAAGATATGATCCGCGTTTTGGATCACACTGCCTGGAAAATCCCCGAGCACAAACCGCGCTACCTGATGGGCGTGGGTAAGCCCGAAGATATCGTTGAAGCGGTGCGCCGCGGTATCGATATGTTTGATTGTGTTATGCCTACGCGAAATGCCCGCAATGGTCACTTGTTTGTACCGGAAGGCGTAATCAAGATACGCAACGCCCGCCACAAGACAGATACGGCACCTTTGGATGAAACTTGTGATTGTTACACTTGTAAAAATTATTCCAGGTCATATCTACATCATCTAGATAAGTGCAATGAGATGTTAGGCGCTCGCCTGAATACCATCCACAATCTGAGATATTATCAGCGTGTGATGGAAGGCTTGAGAAATGCCTTAGACAACGATCAACTAGATGATTTTGTTGCAGATTTTTATAACAAGTTGGGACGACCGGTTCCAGCGTTAGAAGAAAATTAA
- a CDS encoding YjfK family protein: MFSKLFGKKEQKVTPKAPEIMGLYLGGSFELDALKLKLIQPQLIIENAASYHLIQAVGEVNLDTGGKILRFYTDDDAFLQVVMDGGDTENHITDVKLWYFYDTKTVGSDSQWQQLLNSEISKPDYSLEGHEFERVWDAVGEESPPVAMTEKTFEEDGDTSTTDQFIMLYERDLGNDNVETLLVSGEEKIINNNHDRCLVISTGFNINPADIRING; this comes from the coding sequence ATGTTTAGCAAACTATTCGGCAAAAAAGAACAAAAAGTCACCCCCAAAGCACCGGAAATAATGGGTTTGTATTTGGGCGGGTCATTCGAGCTGGACGCCTTAAAGCTGAAACTTATTCAACCGCAACTGATCATTGAGAATGCCGCCAGTTACCACCTTATTCAGGCGGTTGGCGAAGTAAATCTGGATACTGGCGGTAAAATTCTGCGTTTTTACACCGATGATGACGCTTTTTTGCAGGTGGTAATGGATGGCGGTGACACAGAAAATCACATCACTGACGTCAAACTCTGGTACTTTTACGATACAAAAACCGTCGGCAGCGATAGTCAGTGGCAACAGTTATTGAACAGCGAAATATCAAAACCTGACTATTCACTGGAAGGGCACGAATTTGAGCGAGTATGGGATGCTGTGGGTGAAGAATCCCCGCCAGTTGCCATGACTGAAAAAACCTTTGAAGAAGACGGTGATACCAGTACGACCGATCAATTTATAATGCTTTACGAGCGAGATTTGGGCAATGATAACGTTGAAACCTTGCTGGTTTCTGGCGAAGAAAAAATCATTAACAATAATCATGACCGTTGCCTGGTGATCAGTACCGGTTTTAATATTAATCCAGCAGATATCCGAATTAACGGCTAA
- a CDS encoding DUF350 domain-containing protein produces MTDTIMESIAGLGNFGIYFAISIGLLFVFKFVFTALTPHDEWKLVKEEKNVAAALGFGGSMVGFSIALAGAVSNSASLVDFVVWGVVAIVAQGIAFALLRFTFMPKIVQRIEDNEVSAGVMLAAMQISVGLLNAACMTY; encoded by the coding sequence ATGACAGACACCATCATGGAATCCATTGCAGGCTTGGGAAATTTCGGTATTTATTTTGCCATATCTATTGGCTTGCTGTTTGTTTTTAAATTTGTCTTTACCGCTCTGACACCTCACGATGAATGGAAACTGGTGAAAGAAGAGAAAAATGTTGCTGCTGCGCTGGGCTTCGGTGGCTCCATGGTAGGTTTTAGTATTGCTTTGGCAGGTGCCGTATCCAACTCAGCGAGCCTGGTAGATTTTGTTGTTTGGGGTGTAGTGGCCATTGTTGCCCAAGGGATTGCGTTTGCGTTGTTGCGCTTTACCTTTATGCCTAAAATCGTGCAGCGAATTGAAGACAATGAAGTCTCAGCGGGTGTCATGCTCGCTGCCATGCAGATCTCTGTGGGATTGTTGAACGCCGCTTGCATGACCTATTAA
- a CDS encoding DUF2170 family protein, which produces MHWDLDQLEALIGKESDLVVTREADCLLIANQDGIDAWLAISGEQILVESLLFATSEVKDQAELNEVILRTHMMFPLTTVGISDISGESYYTAFGSLSAQSKESSVLIEIHTLFDNVEAFIDAWQEFLK; this is translated from the coding sequence ATGCATTGGGATCTTGACCAGTTGGAAGCGCTTATTGGTAAAGAATCAGATTTAGTTGTTACCCGTGAAGCCGATTGTCTGCTGATAGCGAACCAGGATGGTATCGACGCATGGTTGGCCATAAGCGGTGAACAGATTCTGGTGGAATCACTGTTATTTGCCACCAGTGAAGTGAAAGACCAGGCGGAATTGAATGAAGTGATTCTACGCACTCACATGATGTTCCCACTCACCACGGTGGGTATTTCTGACATCTCAGGTGAAAGCTACTACACGGCATTCGGCTCATTAAGCGCGCAATCGAAAGAGTCTAGCGTACTTATTGAGATTCACACCTTGTTTGACAATGTCGAAGCCTTTATTGATGCCTGGCAGGAATTTTTAAAGTAA
- a CDS encoding potassium channel family protein has product MIHKIRKVLMRYFTQMRWHTIVLALLLYGVSSWWFMQLAGETALLNPTDFIYWMVVTGSTVGYGDFSPATEAGKYVVALYIIPVGLSIFAFILGRAAAFVSEQWHKKARGLKPVHLTNHILLIGWNGERTMHLLRLLLREREYAGDDQAIVLCVKVDVENPLPGQIEFVKVTSFNQDEDMNNTSIDSAATIIVDNPQDDLTMTTSLYASHRNPNAHILAYFQDESLVKLLTEHCPNVECMPSVAVEMLAKSAFDPGSSKLHFDLLDVYAGQAQFSVAVPELEKAINTGNLFTEFKKQYDATLIGLAKAQDLKNIELNPASDSQVGSGDKLYYIADKRITNIDWQALYV; this is encoded by the coding sequence ATGATACATAAAATACGCAAAGTATTAATGCGTTATTTCACGCAAATGCGCTGGCACACTATTGTGCTGGCGCTTTTGCTTTACGGTGTAAGCAGTTGGTGGTTTATGCAACTGGCCGGTGAAACAGCGCTGTTGAACCCAACCGATTTTATTTACTGGATGGTAGTAACTGGTTCCACCGTAGGCTATGGAGATTTCTCTCCTGCTACCGAAGCGGGTAAATACGTGGTGGCCCTATATATCATTCCTGTCGGGCTCAGTATCTTTGCGTTTATTTTAGGTCGAGCAGCCGCGTTTGTTTCCGAACAGTGGCACAAAAAAGCCAGGGGGTTGAAACCAGTGCATTTGACAAATCACATATTATTAATCGGCTGGAATGGTGAACGCACCATGCACCTGTTGCGTTTATTGTTACGTGAACGAGAGTACGCCGGAGATGATCAAGCCATTGTCCTGTGTGTTAAGGTCGACGTAGAAAACCCATTACCCGGCCAGATAGAATTCGTAAAAGTCACGTCTTTTAATCAAGATGAAGACATGAACAATACCAGTATCGATTCTGCCGCCACGATTATCGTGGATAACCCGCAGGACGATCTCACCATGACCACCAGCTTATATGCCAGCCATCGCAACCCAAATGCTCATATCCTGGCCTATTTTCAGGACGAGAGCCTGGTGAAATTGCTTACGGAACATTGTCCCAATGTAGAATGCATGCCCAGCGTTGCCGTAGAAATGTTAGCAAAATCCGCCTTCGATCCCGGCTCCAGTAAACTGCACTTTGACTTGCTGGATGTTTACGCTGGGCAGGCCCAATTTTCAGTGGCAGTGCCGGAGCTGGAAAAAGCCATTAATACCGGCAATCTGTTTACTGAATTTAAAAAACAATACGATGCTACCTTGATAGGACTGGCAAAGGCGCAAGATTTAAAAAATATTGAATTGAATCCGGCGTCCGATTCTCAGGTTGGCAGTGGCGATAAACTTTATTATATCGCCGATAAACGCATTACAAATATCGACTGGCAGGCCCTTTATGTTTAG
- a CDS encoding alpha/beta hydrolase: MRKALIKFTLLLLVWTHCAVFAAGVINIEEIDIDSAVLGEERRILVYLPAEYENKKQHFPVLYITDGDIQGMHTKGTLDFMSKLDQSPDMIVVGIVSPRHIRNQDLTLVAESPEQKGTFEGADRFLMFIEEEVIPVVKTNYRTLDYQALSGTSHGGQFAINAMIKRPCLFDGIIAISPSLYWNEKQLLKLSEKALKERQLKGRLFLSIADEEPIMTEPFEQLVNLFAHHSNEQLMVKVKKFEEENHDSTTLPGQYHGLKYLFNEWPLPKTPMTLNDLQAHYATRSALLGVDLVIPEDRANGYGQWLIYLNREEDALKLLEWNRSTYPQSLDTHVALIKAYLHFNHAEQAKSSLGKALKTVKEIDEAQRQLLQGLVL; encoded by the coding sequence ATGAGAAAAGCGCTAATTAAATTTACATTATTACTTCTGGTGTGGACTCATTGTGCTGTCTTTGCCGCAGGTGTCATCAATATTGAAGAAATTGACATTGACAGTGCGGTGCTGGGTGAAGAACGCAGAATTCTGGTTTATCTACCGGCAGAATACGAAAATAAAAAGCAGCACTTCCCTGTGTTGTACATTACCGATGGTGATATCCAGGGAATGCACACCAAGGGCACCCTGGACTTTATGTCTAAGTTGGATCAGTCTCCCGATATGATTGTGGTTGGTATTGTTAGTCCAAGGCATATTCGCAATCAAGACCTGACATTGGTTGCTGAAAGTCCCGAGCAAAAAGGAACCTTCGAAGGTGCGGACCGCTTTCTCATGTTTATTGAAGAAGAAGTTATTCCCGTCGTAAAAACCAATTACCGTACCTTAGATTATCAAGCACTATCAGGCACATCCCACGGAGGGCAATTTGCTATTAATGCGATGATAAAACGGCCATGTTTATTTGATGGCATCATTGCTATCAGCCCTTCGTTGTACTGGAATGAAAAACAGCTGCTCAAATTGAGTGAAAAGGCCCTCAAAGAACGCCAACTTAAAGGGCGGTTATTTCTTTCCATTGCTGATGAAGAACCGATCATGACCGAGCCTTTTGAGCAGTTGGTTAATTTGTTTGCACACCATTCAAATGAGCAATTAATGGTTAAAGTTAAGAAGTTCGAAGAAGAAAATCACGATTCTACGACTTTGCCGGGCCAGTATCACGGATTGAAGTATTTGTTCAACGAATGGCCATTGCCGAAAACACCCATGACGCTAAATGATCTGCAAGCTCATTATGCCACCAGGTCTGCATTGTTGGGCGTCGATTTGGTTATCCCTGAAGATAGAGCCAATGGTTATGGACAGTGGTTGATCTATTTAAACCGCGAAGAAGATGCGCTAAAACTGCTGGAATGGAATCGGTCCACCTATCCTCAATCTCTGGACACTCACGTTGCTTTAATCAAAGCATATCTGCATTTTAATCATGCTGAGCAAGCCAAATCGTCGCTTGGTAAAGCGCTAAAGACTGTTAAAGAAATAGATGAAGCTCAGAGGCAACTGCTTCAGGGCTTAGTTTTGTAA
- a CDS encoding DUF1190 domain-containing protein: protein MSSKPKSGHKRSTDLNTGQFRKQHTLKPLSLGIASVFIASACSDNRQEAMVFTSLNDCQFQLPDYAAQCEMAYQKALAEAAETAPKYNSRSDCEYEFGSDQCVVYRNDSGNSWFMPLMAGYIIRDLLEPRRYSQPLYTSYSRYSPYRYRWITANGYDYGDFRKRELRVPKTYTKPPAVNRTINRGGFGSSVRAKSSWGKSSSSKGWGG from the coding sequence ATGTCATCAAAACCTAAGTCTGGTCACAAACGCTCAACTGATCTGAATACAGGCCAGTTTCGCAAACAACATACACTTAAGCCGCTATCACTAGGTATCGCGTCGGTATTTATCGCTTCGGCTTGCAGTGATAATCGTCAGGAAGCCATGGTGTTCACCAGTTTAAACGATTGTCAATTCCAGCTTCCGGATTACGCAGCCCAGTGCGAAATGGCATATCAAAAGGCACTTGCAGAAGCGGCTGAAACCGCTCCTAAATACAATTCCCGCTCAGATTGTGAATACGAGTTTGGCTCAGACCAATGTGTTGTCTATCGCAATGATTCCGGCAACAGCTGGTTTATGCCGCTAATGGCGGGCTATATTATTCGAGATTTATTGGAGCCGCGTCGTTATTCGCAGCCGCTTTATACCTCGTACTCCCGTTATTCCCCCTATCGCTATCGCTGGATCACCGCTAATGGCTACGATTATGGCGATTTTCGCAAGCGAGAATTACGGGTACCCAAAACCTATACCAAGCCTCCTGCGGTTAACCGTACTATCAATCGAGGCGGTTTCGGCTCTTCGGTGCGAGCTAAATCCAGCTGGGGCAAGAGCAGCAGCAGTAAGGGCTGGGGCGGATAG
- a CDS encoding DUF6471 domain-containing protein, protein MDSVNWRLVVQRLIKSEMSLKGIRYQELSDKLLEIGVSQTADNLRNKVNKGILGADLLLQIMLVMDIKKIERERLKEIAKSLQKEG, encoded by the coding sequence ATGGATTCTGTTAATTGGCGTTTAGTAGTGCAAAGACTGATCAAATCCGAAATGAGCTTAAAAGGCATACGCTACCAGGAACTCAGCGACAAACTTCTGGAAATCGGTGTTAGCCAGACAGCTGACAACCTGCGCAATAAGGTCAACAAGGGAATCCTGGGCGCAGACTTACTACTGCAAATCATGCTGGTGATGGACATCAAAAAGATCGAACGAGAGCGTTTAAAAGAGATTGCTAAGAGTTTGCAGAAAGAGGGGTAG
- a CDS encoding PspA/IM30 family protein: protein MSVWRKLVTAVKGGVTEAAESVADNQAIRILEQEIREAKEELRKSDHARTQILAKCKLAQQKVDGLNQSIAEYEEHARKAIDTDRQLALDCAQRVTELSEQLQTEQTYLDQFKKSEVQLANNISQAKANLRRLEQQVDMVKATESVQKAQVAVSSRHLGANSKMKTATESLDRIQKRQNLRAAELEAAEELAADESTDDLEKRLQAAGVKGGNKSAEDELSRILGK, encoded by the coding sequence ATGTCTGTTTGGAGAAAACTTGTCACCGCTGTAAAAGGTGGTGTTACTGAGGCAGCAGAATCCGTTGCTGATAATCAAGCGATCCGCATTCTGGAGCAGGAAATTCGCGAAGCCAAAGAAGAGCTACGCAAATCCGATCACGCTCGCACCCAAATTTTAGCCAAGTGCAAACTAGCGCAGCAAAAAGTAGATGGCTTGAATCAATCTATCGCTGAGTATGAAGAGCATGCCCGCAAGGCTATCGATACTGATCGCCAACTGGCTTTAGACTGTGCTCAGCGTGTTACTGAGCTAAGCGAGCAATTACAAACTGAGCAAACTTACCTTGACCAGTTCAAAAAGTCTGAGGTACAACTAGCTAATAATATCAGTCAGGCTAAAGCAAATTTGCGTCGTCTGGAGCAGCAAGTGGATATGGTAAAAGCCACGGAATCGGTGCAAAAAGCGCAGGTGGCCGTATCTTCCCGTCACTTAGGTGCTAACAGTAAAATGAAGACGGCAACTGAATCGCTGGACCGCATTCAGAAAAGACAAAACCTGAGAGCCGCTGAGTTAGAAGCCGCTGAAGAGCTGGCCGCTGACGAAAGCACCGATGACCTGGAAAAACGACTGCAGGCAGCAGGTGTAAAAGGCGGTAACAAATCAGCAGAAGATGAGTTAAGTCGAATTTTAGGAAAATGA
- the queA gene encoding tRNA preQ1(34) S-adenosylmethionine ribosyltransferase-isomerase QueA, which translates to MQLSDFAFHLPEELIANYPPENRTDSRLLHLQGPDGSINHKQFPDILELLNPGDLMVFNNTRVIPARLLGQKASGGKVEVLVERVLDEHHVLAHVRANKSPKPGNILELEGAIQAEMVERQDELFRLRFMHEESVFDLLEKHGHMPLPPYIERPDEEQDKERYQTVYNEKPGAVAAPTAGLHFDDQLLAAIKDKGVNIAFVTLHVGAGTFQPVRVDNIQEHKMHSEYAEVPQEVVDAILATKANGNRVIAVGTTSVRSLESAAQAASDRVIAPFSSDTSIFIYPGYEFQVVDAMVTNFHLPESTLIMLVSAFCGQDNILHAYKVAVEERYRFFSYGDAMFLEKK; encoded by the coding sequence ATGCAACTTTCTGACTTCGCTTTTCACTTGCCGGAAGAGCTGATTGCCAATTATCCACCGGAAAACCGCACCGATAGCAGGTTACTGCATCTACAAGGGCCTGATGGCAGCATTAACCACAAGCAGTTTCCGGACATTCTGGAACTGCTCAATCCGGGCGACTTGATGGTGTTTAACAATACTCGGGTGATTCCTGCCAGATTGTTAGGACAAAAAGCCTCAGGCGGAAAGGTGGAAGTGTTGGTGGAACGGGTATTGGATGAGCATCATGTGTTGGCTCACGTGCGTGCCAATAAATCCCCTAAACCCGGCAATATACTAGAGTTGGAAGGGGCTATTCAGGCAGAAATGGTAGAGCGTCAGGATGAGCTATTTCGCTTGCGCTTTATGCATGAGGAAAGCGTGTTTGATTTACTGGAAAAACACGGCCACATGCCTTTGCCGCCCTATATTGAAAGGCCTGACGAAGAGCAAGATAAAGAGCGTTATCAAACCGTGTACAATGAAAAACCTGGCGCTGTTGCTGCACCTACGGCTGGGTTGCACTTTGATGATCAACTGTTAGCCGCCATTAAAGACAAGGGCGTGAACATCGCTTTTGTCACGCTACATGTAGGCGCGGGTACGTTTCAGCCGGTGCGCGTAGATAATATTCAAGAGCACAAAATGCACTCGGAATATGCAGAGGTGCCACAAGAGGTGGTAGATGCCATTCTGGCGACTAAAGCAAACGGAAATCGCGTTATTGCTGTAGGTACCACTTCTGTGCGTTCCTTGGAATCGGCAGCGCAGGCGGCTTCAGATAGGGTAATTGCTCCCTTTAGCTCAGATACCTCCATCTTTATCTATCCGGGGTATGAATTTCAGGTGGTGGATGCCATGGTGACAAATTTCCATTTACCGGAATCTACCCTGATCATGTTGGTAAGCGCCTTTTGTGGACAGGACAACATTTTGCATGCTTACAAGGTTGCTGTTGAAGAGCGTTACCGTTTTTTCAGTTATGGCGATGCCATGTTTCTGGAAAAGAAGTGA
- a CDS encoding right-handed parallel beta-helix repeat-containing protein has product MRGFLVSAMSLAAVFSLLPGFATAENQYQSDAECDVVIPSNQHLLDGETSGIDSGATICLAAGERGPLRIRNVLGSEEAPVVIRNEQGTVTTTPYEYSIAIEGSKWLRLTSIAPSESESYGIKLGGTLSIGALSEKIEIDHIEIYRARFAGMLIKTDPNCDSATWAENFTMSGIKIHHNYIHDTEEGEGMYVGYTGLQRNLECEGVATTVYPHKLQNVDISHNVLENIAADGIQLNSVLGDSRISQNRIYRTGVSPFSPYWQNTGIQVGGSDVEVSGNLIFKSGGNGMMLDGDALTVKDNHILYAGENGIFARNPAQQNAEISNGEPHQYKNNLIVQSTSYGIKLYAVNTVRPHQITDNSIENFGQVDQAGRPMTFSYLNSDVLVDENNNRHYIVSEKAQ; this is encoded by the coding sequence ATGAGAGGTTTTTTAGTTTCCGCAATGTCATTAGCTGCTGTATTTAGCTTACTTCCTGGTTTTGCAACAGCCGAAAATCAATATCAAAGTGATGCTGAATGTGATGTGGTGATCCCATCTAACCAGCACTTATTGGATGGAGAAACATCGGGTATTGATTCCGGCGCAACAATTTGCCTGGCTGCGGGTGAACGTGGACCATTGAGAATTAGAAACGTTCTCGGCTCTGAGGAAGCGCCTGTAGTCATCAGGAACGAGCAAGGAACCGTAACGACGACCCCATATGAATACAGTATTGCGATAGAGGGTTCAAAGTGGTTGAGATTAACTTCAATTGCGCCGAGTGAAAGTGAGTCCTATGGGATTAAATTAGGAGGCACATTAAGTATTGGTGCGCTAAGTGAGAAGATTGAAATTGATCATATCGAAATTTATCGAGCGCGCTTCGCCGGCATGCTAATTAAGACTGACCCGAATTGTGATAGTGCAACCTGGGCAGAGAATTTCACCATGTCTGGTATCAAGATTCATCATAACTACATACATGATACCGAAGAAGGTGAAGGCATGTATGTCGGCTACACAGGTTTGCAACGAAACTTGGAATGTGAAGGGGTAGCCACGACAGTTTACCCTCACAAACTGCAAAATGTGGATATTTCGCATAATGTATTGGAAAACATTGCCGCGGATGGCATTCAGCTCAATTCGGTGTTGGGAGACAGCAGAATTAGTCAAAACCGGATATACCGCACCGGGGTGAGTCCATTTTCCCCCTATTGGCAAAACACTGGAATTCAGGTTGGGGGCAGTGACGTCGAGGTGTCTGGCAATCTGATATTCAAAAGCGGTGGTAACGGCATGATGTTGGATGGTGATGCATTAACGGTGAAAGACAACCACATTCTATATGCTGGTGAAAACGGCATTTTTGCTAGAAACCCTGCCCAGCAAAATGCAGAGATTAGTAATGGCGAACCACATCAGTATAAGAACAACTTGATTGTACAGAGCACCAGCTATGGAATTAAGCTATATGCAGTCAATACCGTTCGCCCACATCAAATTACAGACAACAGTATTGAAAATTTCGGGCAAGTGGATCAAGCGGGCAGGCCAATGACCTTTTCATATCTCAATAGCGACGTGCTGGTTGACGAAAACAACAATCGACATTATATCGTTTCAGAAAAAGCGCAATAA